One Rhododendron vialii isolate Sample 1 chromosome 2a, ASM3025357v1 genomic region harbors:
- the LOC131316402 gene encoding uncharacterized protein LOC131316402 — MGSFNPLAIILKENKLTGPNYVDWKRNLNIVLTAEGHKYVLSTACPPIPEENATEQEAKPYKDWVKADEMARCYILASMSNILQHQHQAMEIASDMMLNLKEMFGDQNRAARLVAMKELVSITHVEGTPVRDHVLKMIALLNELEILGAEIDGETQIDFVLNSLQSESFKQFRLTYSMNKMNLSLAELLKELQAAEGLLVAKKPPSVLVAEKASTSKPKGKKKQN, encoded by the coding sequence atgggctctttcaatccacttgccattattctcaaagaaaataaacttactggaccaaactatgttgactggaaaagaaatttgaatattgtgttaactgctgagggccacaaatatgtgctatctacggcgtgccctcctatacctgaagaaaatgccacagaacaggaagcaaagccttataaagattgggttaaggctgatgagatggcgcggtgttatattttggcttctatgtcgaatatattgcaacatcagcatcaagctatggaaattgcttctgatatgatgctgaacctcaaagaaatgtttggggatcagaatcgggcagcaaggctagttgctatgaaagaattggtgagcatcacccatgttgaagggaccccggttagggatcatgttctaaagatgatagctcttcttaatgaactagagatccttggagctgaaattgatggagaaacccagatcgatttcgttctcaactcactgcagtctgagagttttaagcagtttcgcttgacttattctatgaacaaaatgaatttatctttggcggaacttcttaaggaactccaagcagctgagggtcttttggttgcgaagaaaccaccatcagtgctagtggcagagaaggcttctacttctaagccgaaaggcaagaagaagcaaaat